One stretch of Penaeus vannamei isolate JL-2024 chromosome 7, ASM4276789v1, whole genome shotgun sequence DNA includes these proteins:
- the LOC138862181 gene encoding mucin-2-like, with amino-acid sequence MPPTASSATTTTASPPTTTTATPSTTTTTTFTTPSPTTATTSTSTTTSSPPTTTTTTTSSSTTTPTTTTTSPPTTTTSPPTTTTTSPLTTTPTTPLPPTTTTTTITTSPSTTTPSPPTTTTTLPPTTTTSPPTTTTTSPPTTTTTSPPTTTTTSPPTTTTTTTTSPPTTTTTSPPTTTTTSPPTTTTTLPPTTTTSPPTTTTTSPPTTTTTSPPTTTTTSPPTTTTTSPPTTTTSPSTTTTTSPPTTTTTTTSPPTTTTSPPTTTTTSRPTTTTTSPPTTTTTSPPTTTTTTTTTSPPNTTTTSPPTTTTTTTTTTSPSTTITSTTTATTSTTTTTTSPPTTTSATTTPITTSSTTTPSTTTTTTSTTPSSTTSATTTTTPTTTTSTTTQPTTPSTTTTSPTATTTTTSATSKATPLTTSTKTTTTTTTKTTTKTTTTTKKPSWGGLVPVSPLEGEDNNVPVALYPDTSAPT; translated from the coding sequence ATGCCACCTACTGCTTCCTCTGCCACAACCACGACTGCTTCTCCACCTACAACTACAACCGCAACTCCTTCTacgactaccactactacttttaCAACTCCCTCTCCGACTACCGCAACCACCTCTACATCAACCACAACTTCCTCACCtcctaccactacaactactaccacctcATCCTCTACCACTACacctaccaccacaaccacctcaccCCCTACCACAACTACCTCTCCACCTACCACCACAACTACCTCTCCACTTACCACTACACCCacaacccccttaccccctaccacaACAACTACAACCATAACTACTTCACCTAGCAccacaaccccctcaccccctaccacaACAACCACCTTACCCCCTACCACAACTACCTCTCCACCTACCACCACAACTACCTCACCCCCTACCACTACAACCACCTCACCCCCTACCACAACAACCACCTCACCCCCtaccacaactacaaccacaactaccTCTCCACCTACAACCACAACTACCTCACCCCCTACCACTACAACCACCTCACCCCCTACCACAACAACCACCTTACCCCCTACCACAACTACCTCTCCACCTACCACCACAACTACCTCACCCCCTACCACAACAACCACCTCACCCCCTACCACTACAACCACCTCACCCCCTACCACAACAACCACCTCACCCCCTACCACAACTACCTCTCCATCTACCACCACAACTACCTCACCCCCTACCACTACAACCACAACTACCTCTCCACCTACCACTACAACCTCACCCCCTACCACTACAACCACCTCACGCCCTACCACAACAACCACCTCACCCCCTACCACAACAACCACCTCACCCCCTAccacaacaactacaaccacaactaccTCTCCACCTAACACCACAACTACCTCACCccctaccactacaactacaacaaccacaactacctcTCCATCTACCACTATTACTTCTACGACCACCGCAACTACCtctacaacaaccacaaccacctctcCACCTACCACTACCTCTGCAACAACTACCCCTATAACAACCAGTAGTACAACCACTCCATCAACTACAACCACCACTACCTCTACAACCCCATCCAGTACTACCtcagcaacaaccacaactaccccCACAACAACTACGAGTACAACCACTCAACCAACAACCCCATCAACCACAACTACCTCACCAACCGCAACTACCACAACAACATCAGCTACCTCAAAAGCCACTCCATTAACCACATCAACCAAAacgacaaccacaaccacaaccaaaacCACAACCAAGACTACAACCACAACCAAAAAGCCTTCCTGGGGCGGCCTCGTACCCGTGTCTCCTCTCGAAGGCGAAGACAATAATGTACCCGTGGCTCTGTACCCAGACACGTCCGCTCCGAcctaa
- the LOC138862091 gene encoding salivary glue protein Sgs-3-like — PTTLPPTTLPPTTLPPTTLPPTTLPPTTLPPTTLPPTTLPPTTQPPTTLPPTTQPPTTLPPRTLPPTTLPPTTLPPTTLPPTTLPPTTLPPTTLPPTTLPPTTLPPTTLPPTTLPPTTLPPTTLPPTTLPPTTLPPTTLPPTTLPPTTLPPTTTTTTPTTTTTTPTTTTTTTTPTTTTTTTTPTTTTTTTTPTTTTTTTTPTTTTTTTTPTTTTTTTTTTTQKTTTTTTKRPLIPINPHRSEVTDSAPPFPGILPGVHRTQSQTAVGLAQVPSGQAGSFWGSVFPSSNDKVNKGDSDHHMGSGYNMPGHMGSSPVNPWQGGYGNLGHGVQRVENQGQGNVLGRQRGNDRFSGWARRLLGRSARNELL; from the coding sequence cctacaactctacctccaacaacactgccacctacaactctacctccaacaacattgccacctacaactctacctccaacaacattgccacctacaactctacctccaacaacattgccacctacaactcaacctccaacaacattgccacctacaactcaacctccaacaacattgccacctagaactctacctccaacaacattgccacctacaactctacctccaacaacattgccacctacaactctacctccaacaacactgccacctacaactctacctccaacaacattgccacctacaactctacctccaacaacattgccacctacaactctacctccaacaacattgccacctacaactctacctccaacaacattgccacctacaactctacctccaacaacactACCTCCGACAACACTGCCTCCAACGACTTTACCACCAACCACAACTACCACAACCCCCACTACAACTACCACAACCCCCACTACaactaccacaaccacaacccccactacaactaccacaaccacaacccccactacaactaccacaaccacaacccccactacaactaccacaaccacaacccccactacaactaccacaaccacaacccccactacgacaacaactacaactactaccactacccagaagacaacaacaacaacaacaaaacgacctCTAATCCCCATAAACCCCCACAGGTCAGAGGTCACAGATTCTGCCCCCCCTTTCCCTGGAATTCTCCCAGGGGTCCATCGCACGCAGTCACAGACGGCCGTGGGGCTAGCGCAGGTCCCGTCAGGTCAAGCTGGGTCATTCTGGGGCTCCGTCTTCCCCTCTTCTAACGATAAGGTGAATAAAGGAGATTCTGACCACCATATGGGGTCGGGATATAATATGCCAGGTCATATGGGGTCAAGCCCTGTGAACCCATGGCAGGGAGGGTATGGGAATCTAGGTCACGGGGTGCAAAGGGTCGAGAACCAAGGTCAAGGGAATGTCCTCGGTCGTCAGAGAGGTAACGATAGATTTAGTGGCTGGGCGAGGCGCTTGCTGGGGCGATCGGCTCGGAATGAActcttataa
- the LOC138862182 gene encoding uncharacterized protein — protein sequence MLEVEFVVGGRVVGGNVGGSVVGGYVVGGRVVGGNVVGGSVVGGNVVGGRVVGGNVVGGSAVGGKVVGGNVGGSVVGGNVGGSIVGGNVVGGSVVGGNVVGGRVVGGNVVGGSVVGGRVVGGNVVGGNVVGGNVGGSVVGGRVVVGNVGGRVVGGNVVGGSVVGGRVVGGNVVGGRVVGGNVGGRVVGGNVVGGSVVGGRVVGGNVVGGRVVGGNVVGGSVVGGRVVGGNVVGGSVVGGNVVGGNVVGGRVVGGNVVGGGSVVGGRVVGGNVGGSVVGGRVVGDNVVGGRVVGGNVVGGIVVGGNVVGALLEVEL from the exons atgttggaGGTTGAGTT tgttgttggaggtagagttgtaggtggcaatgttggaGGCAGTGTTGTAGGTGGAtatgttgttggaggtagagttgtaggtggcaacGTTGTTGGAGGCAgtgttgtaggtggcaatgttgttggaggtagagttgtaggtggcaatgttgttggaggcagtgctgtaggtg gtaaagttgtaggtggcaatgttggaggcagtgttgtaggtggcaatgttggaGGCAGtattgtaggtggcaatgttgttggaggcagtgttgtaggtggcaatgttgttggag gtagagttgtaggtggcaatgttgttggaggcagtgttgttggaggtagagttgtaggtggcaatgttgttggtgGCAACGTTGTTGGAGGCAATGTTGGAGGCagtgttgttggaggtagagttgtagttGGCAATGTTGGTGGTAGAGTTGttggtggcaatgttgttggaggcagtgttgttggaggtagagttgtaggtggcaatgttgttggaggtagagttgtaggtggcaatgttggtGGTAGAGTTGttggtggcaatgttgttggaggcagtgttgttggaggtagagttgtaggtggcaatgttgttggag gtagagttgtaggtggcaatgttgttggaggcagtgttgttggaggtagagttgtaggtggtaATGTTGTTGGAGGCAgtgttgtaggtggcaatgtagTTGGaggcaatgttgttggaggtagagttgtaggtggcaatgttgttggag GTGGCagtgttgttggaggtagagttgtaggtggcaatgttggaGGCAGTGTTGTTGGAGGCAGAGTTGTAGGTGacaatgttgttggaggtagagttgtaggtggcaatgttgttggaggtatagttgtaggtggcaatgttgttggag cgttgttggaggtagagttgtag